A genomic region of Chitinimonas arctica contains the following coding sequences:
- a CDS encoding TrbC/VirB2 family protein: protein MRIPAHRIARISIIVTIVALPLFAAAAGLPWEGPLNKLKDSLTGPVAKAIGVIALAVAGGMLAFGGELGDFTKRIMMVIMALSVMLLANNFMSMFGA from the coding sequence ATGCGTATCCCCGCCCACCGTATTGCCCGGATCTCGATCATTGTCACGATTGTTGCCCTGCCCCTATTCGCCGCTGCCGCTGGACTGCCGTGGGAAGGTCCGCTCAACAAATTGAAGGATTCGCTGACCGGCCCGGTCGCCAAGGCCATCGGCGTGATCGCGCTGGCCGTGGCCGGCGGCATGCTGGCCTTCGGCGGCGAACTGGGCGATTTCACCAAGCGCATCATGATGGTGATCATGGCGCTGTCCGTGATGCTGCTGGCCAACAACTTCATGTCCATGTTCGGCGCCTAA
- the trbB gene encoding P-type conjugative transfer ATPase TrbB — translation MSGSAKDVLRGRLEEKLARECGETVLAALRNPAVVEIMLNPDGRVWLDVAGEGMQYSGSEMSPAAAESMLTTCASMLNTSITYDNPILEGEFPLDGSRLEGLIAPIARTPVFTIRKKATKVFTLDDYCARGIIGSVMPTAPQLDEHAAETEPDFVNPVEAIRHAVVSRKNILIVGGTGSGKTTLANAVLAEIASLASEDRLVAIEDTVELQIKMPNSVLLRSNERIPMQRLLRATMRLRPDRIVVGEVRGGEALTLLKSWNTGHPGGVATIHANSAQGGLLRLMQLVYEAPEAANLSESAIGTMIAEAVNMVLFIERSHDAGGRRVSEIVNVNGFENGIFRCCPIVVRNAVAV, via the coding sequence ATGAGTGGCTCCGCGAAAGATGTCCTGCGCGGCCGGCTTGAGGAGAAGCTGGCGCGCGAATGTGGCGAGACCGTGCTGGCGGCCCTGCGCAATCCGGCGGTGGTGGAAATCATGCTCAACCCGGATGGCCGTGTCTGGCTGGATGTGGCCGGCGAGGGCATGCAATACAGCGGCAGCGAGATGAGCCCGGCAGCGGCGGAAAGCATGCTGACCACCTGCGCCAGCATGCTCAATACCTCGATTACCTACGACAACCCGATCCTGGAAGGCGAGTTCCCGCTGGACGGCTCGCGACTGGAAGGCTTGATCGCGCCTATCGCCCGCACCCCGGTTTTTACCATCCGTAAGAAGGCCACCAAGGTCTTCACCCTGGATGACTACTGTGCCCGCGGCATCATTGGCTCAGTGATGCCGACAGCACCGCAGCTGGACGAACACGCGGCCGAGACGGAGCCCGACTTCGTCAATCCGGTCGAGGCCATCCGCCATGCGGTGGTGAGCCGCAAGAACATCCTGATCGTCGGCGGTACCGGCAGCGGCAAGACCACGCTGGCCAATGCCGTGCTGGCGGAGATCGCCAGCCTGGCCAGCGAGGACCGGCTGGTGGCCATCGAAGACACCGTCGAATTGCAGATCAAGATGCCCAATAGCGTGCTGTTGCGCTCGAACGAACGTATTCCAATGCAAAGACTGCTGCGCGCCACCATGCGCTTGCGGCCCGACCGCATCGTGGTAGGCGAGGTGCGGGGCGGCGAAGCGCTGACCTTGCTCAAGAGCTGGAATACCGGCCACCCGGGCGGCGTTGCCACCATCCATGCCAACTCGGCCCAGGGCGGCTTGCTGCGCCTGATGCAGCTGGTCTACGAAGCGCCCGAAGCCGCCAATCTTTCCGAATCCGCGATCGGCACGATGATCGCCGAGGCGGTGAACATGGTGCTGTTTATCGAACGCAGCCATGACGCCGGTGGCCGCCGGGTCAGCGAGATCGTCAATGTAAATGGTTTCGAGAATGGCATTTTCCGTTGCTGTCCCATCGTAGTCCGTAACGCCGTCGCTGTTTGA
- the trbD gene encoding conjugal transfer protein TrbD, which yields MEEPRRIAIHRSLNRPHLLMGAERSLVLMVGVITALLIFSGNISPWSLGLAVLFWSCSFWALVRMGKADPEMSRIYQRHVRYRSYYAARACLQAVPPATAPKNG from the coding sequence ATGGAAGAACCACGCCGTATCGCCATCCACCGTTCCTTGAACCGGCCGCATCTCCTGATGGGCGCTGAGCGCAGCCTGGTGCTGATGGTCGGCGTGATCACGGCCCTGTTGATCTTCTCCGGCAATATTTCGCCGTGGTCGCTGGGCCTGGCCGTGTTGTTCTGGAGCTGTTCGTTCTGGGCCCTGGTCCGCATGGGCAAGGCCGATCCCGAGATGAGCAGGATCTATCAGCGGCATGTCCGCTATCGCTCCTACTACGCCGCGCGGGCCTGTTTGCAGGCGGTGCCACCGGCCACCGCGCCGAAAAATGGATAA